The proteins below are encoded in one region of Segatella copri:
- the pafA gene encoding alkaline phosphatase PafA, with product MNKIIKLIFVLCCFCGIAQAQPQRPKLVVGIVIDQMRWDYLYRYYARYGEGGFKRMLGEGFSVENCKIPYIPSVTAIGHSSIWTGSVPSIHGIAGNNFVKDGKVVNCTADDTVNPVGSDSKAGKMSPRNLWVTTIGDELRLATNNRSKVIGVALKDRASILPAGHHANGAFWFDDKSGKFITSTFYMDKLPEWVNKFNKQKLPNKYLSQKWETLYPIDSYKESTNDDNNYENGIVEGEKAVLPLDLPTLYKKHGYKILRSTPFGCNLTFDIAKAAIEGENLGRNTDTDLLTISCSSTDYIGHQVGVNAIETEDCYLRLDKALADFFAYLDQTVGKGNYLTFLTADHGGVNNATFLQDQRIPAGIWNKKGLVDELNKSLKTKFNTDKDLVKTIMNYQVFFNTDIIEELGLDYAAIKQVGVDRLKKDKDVHYAFDMEKTSIESIPEELKFRAINGYNRERSGGVQIVLKPGHYDYYSSKGTTHGAWNPYDIHIPCLFMGWGIQHGESAQPHYMTDIAATVCAMLHIQAPNGCIGTPIF from the coding sequence ATGAATAAGATTATCAAACTCATCTTCGTGCTCTGCTGCTTCTGCGGCATTGCACAGGCTCAGCCTCAACGCCCTAAGCTCGTTGTAGGCATTGTTATCGACCAGATGCGATGGGATTATCTCTATCGCTACTACGCCCGCTACGGCGAAGGCGGATTCAAGAGAATGCTCGGAGAAGGATTCAGCGTAGAAAACTGCAAGATTCCTTACATCCCTTCGGTTACAGCCATCGGTCACTCTTCTATCTGGACCGGTTCCGTTCCTTCCATCCACGGAATTGCAGGAAATAACTTCGTGAAGGATGGAAAGGTAGTGAATTGTACTGCCGACGATACCGTCAACCCAGTAGGTTCTGACAGCAAGGCTGGCAAGATGTCGCCTCGCAATCTGTGGGTAACCACCATCGGCGATGAACTCCGTCTGGCTACCAACAACCGCTCTAAGGTGATTGGTGTAGCCTTGAAAGACAGAGCATCCATCCTCCCTGCAGGCCATCACGCCAATGGCGCTTTCTGGTTTGATGACAAGTCGGGCAAGTTCATCACCAGTACTTTCTATATGGATAAGTTGCCTGAGTGGGTGAACAAGTTCAACAAGCAGAAACTCCCAAACAAGTATCTTTCACAGAAATGGGAGACACTCTACCCTATCGATTCCTACAAGGAGAGCACCAACGATGACAACAACTACGAGAATGGAATTGTTGAAGGCGAAAAGGCTGTATTGCCACTCGATCTGCCTACCTTATATAAAAAGCATGGTTACAAGATTCTCCGCAGTACCCCATTCGGCTGCAACCTGACTTTCGATATTGCCAAGGCTGCCATTGAGGGAGAAAATCTGGGTAGAAACACAGATACTGATTTGCTGACCATCAGCTGCTCCAGCACCGACTACATCGGACATCAGGTGGGCGTGAACGCCATCGAAACAGAAGATTGCTATCTCAGATTAGATAAGGCATTGGCAGATTTCTTCGCTTATCTCGACCAGACCGTGGGCAAGGGAAATTATCTCACCTTCCTCACCGCCGACCATGGAGGCGTAAACAACGCCACCTTCCTGCAAGACCAGCGAATCCCTGCCGGCATCTGGAACAAGAAGGGACTGGTAGATGAATTGAACAAGAGTCTGAAGACAAAGTTCAACACCGACAAGGACCTAGTAAAGACCATTATGAACTATCAGGTATTCTTCAATACAGACATCATCGAGGAACTCGGTCTGGATTACGCAGCCATCAAGCAGGTGGGAGTAGACAGACTGAAGAAAGACAAGGACGTGCACTATGCCTTCGACATGGAGAAGACCTCTATCGAGAGCATCCCTGAAGAGCTGAAGTTTCGCGCCATTAACGGTTATAACCGCGAGCGCAGCGGAGGTGTTCAGATTGTACTGAAACCAGGTCACTACGATTATTACAGCAGCAAGGGAACTACCCACGGAGCATGGAATCCATACGATATCCATATTCCTTGCCTGTTTATGGGTTGGGGCATCCAGCACGGCGAGAGTGCCCAGCCTCACTATATGACAGATATTGCCGCTACCGTTTGTGCTATGCTGCATATTCAGGCACCTAACGGCTGCATCGGCACACCGATATTCTAA
- a CDS encoding heavy metal translocating P-type ATPase: protein MKSKLFLIGATIILLIIAVFIEKEYSLATWQLLLVYLIPYLLIGHETLGEAAEGIAKGDMFNENFLMAIATIGALCIGFFPGSDTEFPEAVFVMLFFQVGELFEGYAEGKSRDSISHLMNIRPDVANVERNGKVESVSPEDVKIGETIVIRPGEKVPLDGIVVEGSSALNTIALTGESMPRDLNEGDTIMSGCINLSGVVRVRTTKSFGESTVSKIISLVESADKNKSKSEAFITRFARVYTPIVVFAAIALAVIPPFLAATGIVGAGTFGENFPLWLNRALIFLVVSCPCALVISVPLTFFGGIGGASRNGILIKGSNYMDALAKVGTVVFDKTGTLTHGEFAVAAVHADDFCLDHSSHDADNVHIGEYSDKEKILLHLAAHAEHFTTHPIGAALRTAFPQEATDGCEVTDVEEIAGQGIRAKVNGKVVCVGNKKMMESIGAQWHDCNQVGTIIHVAIDGKYAGHIVINDTLKGGSAHAIRELKELGVEKTVMLTGDRREVGEDVAHKLGLDECRTELLPTDKVLHVEQLLKTKPAGKTLAYVGDGINDAPVLKRADVGIAMGGLGSDAAIEAADVVLMDDDPRKIALAVKIARRTIHIAHENVVFAIGVKVAVLILATIGLGTMWMAVFADVGVTVLAVLNAMRSLGKNRLFYR from the coding sequence TTGAAATCCAAACTCTTTCTGATAGGAGCAACCATCATCCTCCTGATTATCGCTGTTTTCATCGAAAAGGAATACAGTCTGGCTACCTGGCAGTTACTCCTCGTCTATCTCATTCCTTATTTATTGATAGGACATGAGACGCTGGGCGAAGCTGCAGAAGGTATTGCCAAGGGCGATATGTTTAACGAAAACTTTCTGATGGCTATTGCAACCATCGGAGCACTTTGCATCGGATTCTTCCCAGGATCAGATACAGAATTCCCGGAGGCAGTCTTTGTGATGCTCTTCTTTCAGGTGGGCGAACTCTTCGAAGGATATGCGGAAGGAAAGAGCCGCGACAGTATTTCGCATCTGATGAATATCCGACCGGATGTAGCGAATGTTGAAAGAAACGGAAAAGTAGAGTCGGTTTCGCCGGAAGACGTCAAGATAGGAGAAACTATCGTAATCCGTCCGGGAGAGAAAGTTCCATTGGATGGTATTGTTGTTGAGGGAAGCTCAGCCTTGAATACCATTGCCCTGACAGGTGAGAGTATGCCACGGGATTTGAATGAAGGCGATACTATCATGTCCGGTTGTATCAACCTTTCAGGAGTAGTTCGTGTACGCACCACCAAGAGTTTTGGCGAAAGTACCGTATCCAAGATTATCTCTCTGGTAGAGAGTGCAGACAAGAACAAGTCGAAGAGCGAGGCTTTCATCACCCGTTTCGCCCGAGTCTATACTCCTATCGTTGTTTTCGCAGCCATTGCCCTGGCGGTTATTCCTCCATTCCTGGCAGCTACAGGAATCGTAGGTGCAGGAACCTTTGGCGAGAACTTCCCATTATGGCTCAACCGCGCCTTGATATTCCTGGTAGTTTCCTGTCCTTGCGCCCTGGTCATCAGCGTGCCCCTCACCTTCTTTGGCGGCATCGGCGGAGCATCCCGGAACGGTATTCTCATCAAGGGCAGCAACTATATGGATGCTTTAGCCAAGGTGGGAACCGTTGTGTTCGACAAAACCGGAACTCTGACCCACGGAGAGTTTGCCGTGGCAGCTGTTCATGCTGATGATTTCTGCCTAGACCATTCATCCCACGATGCAGATAATGTGCATATTGGCGAATATTCTGACAAGGAGAAGATTCTGCTGCATTTGGCGGCTCATGCCGAGCATTTCACCACTCATCCTATCGGCGCAGCCCTGCGTACTGCCTTTCCGCAAGAAGCAACAGATGGCTGCGAGGTGACCGATGTAGAGGAGATTGCAGGACAGGGTATCCGTGCAAAAGTGAACGGCAAGGTGGTTTGCGTGGGCAACAAGAAGATGATGGAAAGCATCGGTGCCCAATGGCACGACTGCAACCAGGTGGGAACCATCATCCACGTCGCCATTGATGGCAAGTATGCGGGACATATTGTGATCAACGACACCCTTAAGGGAGGAAGCGCCCATGCCATCAGAGAGCTGAAAGAACTTGGAGTAGAGAAAACGGTAATGCTGACGGGTGACCGCAGAGAAGTAGGAGAAGATGTTGCCCACAAACTGGGACTGGACGAGTGTCGTACCGAACTGCTGCCAACCGACAAGGTTTTGCATGTAGAACAACTGCTGAAGACAAAACCGGCAGGCAAGACACTCGCTTATGTAGGCGATGGCATCAACGATGCCCCTGTATTGAAGCGTGCCGATGTGGGCATTGCCATGGGTGGACTGGGTAGCGATGCAGCCATCGAAGCTGCCGATGTAGTACTGATGGATGATGACCCTAGAAAGATTGCCCTTGCCGTGAAGATAGCCAGAAGAACCATTCATATCGCTCACGAGAACGTGGTATTTGCCATCGGAGTGAAGGTTGCCGTACTGATTCTCGCCACCATTGGTCTCGGCACCATGTGGATGGCTGTCTTTGCCGATGTAGGTGTTACGGTACTGGCTGTATTGAACGCCATGAGAAGTTTGGGTAAAAATCGTCTTTTTTATCGTTAA
- a CDS encoding IS1380-like element IS612 family transposase, whose product MAKIQIKSEKLTPFGGIFSIMEKFDSMLSPVIDSTLGQRCSSIFGYQFSEIVRSLMSVYFCGGSCVEDVTSQLMRHLSYHPTLRTCSSDTILRAIKELTQENISYTSDQGKTYDFNTADKLNTLLINALVSTGELKEIEEYDVDFDHQFLETEKYDAKPTYKKFLGYRPGVYVIGDKIVYIENSDGNTNVRFHQADTHKRFFALLESQNIRVNRFRADCGSCSKEIVSEIEKHCKHFYIRANRCSSLYNDIFALRGWKTEEINGIQFELNSILVEKWEGKCYRLVIQRQRRNSGDLDLWESEYTYRCILTNDYKSSTRDIVEFYNLRGGKERIFDDMNNGFGWSRLPKSFMAENTVFLLLTALIHNFYKTIMSRLDTKAFGLKKTSRIKAFVFRFISVPAKWIMTARQYVLNIYTENRAYAKPFKTEFG is encoded by the coding sequence ATGGCAAAAATACAAATTAAATCTGAGAAACTCACACCTTTTGGAGGAATTTTTTCAATCATGGAGAAATTTGACTCCATGCTTTCACCCGTTATCGACTCAACACTGGGTCAGAGATGCAGCAGTATCTTCGGATATCAGTTCAGCGAGATAGTCCGTTCGCTGATGAGCGTTTATTTCTGTGGCGGCTCATGCGTGGAAGATGTAACGTCACAACTGATGCGCCATCTCTCGTATCATCCTACCCTTCGTACATGCAGCTCTGATACCATCCTCAGAGCCATCAAGGAACTGACACAGGAAAACATCTCCTATACTTCCGACCAAGGCAAGACCTATGATTTCAATACTGCAGACAAACTCAACACATTGCTTATAAACGCTTTGGTTTCTACAGGCGAGTTGAAGGAAATTGAGGAATACGATGTTGACTTTGACCATCAGTTCCTTGAAACGGAGAAGTATGATGCAAAACCGACCTACAAAAAGTTCCTCGGCTACAGGCCTGGCGTATATGTTATCGGTGACAAGATAGTCTATATCGAGAACAGCGATGGTAACACGAATGTGCGTTTTCATCAGGCAGACACCCATAAGAGATTCTTCGCTCTTCTGGAATCCCAGAACATCCGTGTAAATCGCTTCAGGGCAGACTGCGGTTCCTGCTCGAAGGAAATCGTCAGTGAGATAGAGAAGCATTGCAAACATTTCTACATCCGTGCCAACCGATGCAGTTCGCTCTACAATGACATCTTTGCTCTGAGAGGATGGAAGACGGAGGAGATTAACGGCATCCAGTTCGAACTCAATTCCATTCTCGTTGAGAAATGGGAAGGCAAGTGCTATCGTCTTGTCATCCAGAGACAAAGACGCAACAGTGGCGACCTTGACCTGTGGGAAAGCGAATACACTTACCGTTGTATTCTGACCAACGATTACAAGTCATCGACAAGGGACATTGTTGAATTCTACAATCTGCGTGGCGGCAAGGAACGTATCTTTGACGACATGAACAACGGATTCGGTTGGAGCAGGCTCCCCAAGTCATTCATGGCGGAGAATACTGTCTTTCTTCTGCTTACTGCATTGATACACAATTTCTACAAGACCATCATGAGCAGGCTTGACACCAAGGCTTTTGGGCTCAAGAAAACGAGTCGCATAAAGGCTTTTGTCTTCAGATTCATCTCCGTACCTGCCAAGTGGATCATGACTGCAAGGCAATACGTGCTGAATATCTACACAGAGAACCGAGCTTATGCAAAACCCTTCAAAACAGAATTCGGATAA
- a CDS encoding DUF3871 family protein, which yields MNNIILLPQAQRTNRIEDAVILDEFKAENHFIEANTQEVTFEHLKNDCITPVFAKDNELTINHADFIETIEDATRTFFHGQKVGTPNIRVSHVIKGRIPEAVRKPANQLLDSDKTIYYERAAFSIDIPTVFETVMGNKLNLSIVGVRAYNQMNLYSKKSPELFRLAIGFKNQVCCNMCIFTDGYKEDLRVTSTNGLYRAALELFNSFNPARQLQLLHSLGNTTMSEHQFCQILGKMRLYQCLPNYYQRSIPKMLLTDTQINSVAKAYINDENFSSFGEDINMWKFYNLLTGANKSSYIDSFLDRSLNTTQLALGINAALHGDERYKWFID from the coding sequence ATGAACAACATTATTTTATTGCCACAGGCACAGAGAACAAATCGCATCGAGGATGCAGTTATCTTAGACGAGTTTAAAGCAGAGAATCACTTTATCGAGGCTAACACGCAAGAAGTAACTTTCGAGCACTTGAAGAACGATTGCATCACTCCTGTTTTTGCTAAAGACAACGAGTTGACCATCAACCACGCTGACTTTATCGAGACCATTGAGGATGCAACCAGAACTTTCTTCCATGGTCAAAAGGTTGGAACTCCCAACATTAGAGTTTCCCACGTAATCAAGGGTAGAATACCAGAGGCAGTTAGAAAGCCTGCTAATCAACTCTTGGATTCAGACAAGACCATCTACTATGAGCGTGCAGCATTCAGCATTGACATTCCTACGGTCTTCGAGACTGTAATGGGTAACAAGCTGAACCTGTCCATCGTAGGAGTCAGAGCATACAATCAGATGAACTTATATTCCAAGAAGTCGCCAGAGCTATTCAGGCTAGCTATTGGTTTCAAAAATCAAGTCTGTTGTAACATGTGCATCTTTACAGATGGCTACAAAGAGGATTTGAGAGTGACATCTACCAATGGACTCTATCGTGCAGCCTTGGAGCTATTCAATAGTTTCAATCCTGCCAGACAGCTTCAACTTCTTCATTCGTTAGGGAACACTACCATGAGCGAGCATCAATTTTGCCAAATTCTTGGTAAGATGAGACTCTATCAGTGCTTACCCAACTATTACCAGAGAAGCATCCCTAAGATGTTGCTAACTGATACACAGATTAACAGCGTAGCCAAAGCATACATCAATGATGAGAACTTTAGTAGTTTTGGAGAGGACATCAACATGTGGAAGTTCTACAACCTGTTAACAGGAGCTAACAAGTCTAGCTACATAGACTCATTCTTGGATAGGAGCCTCAACACCACCCAACTTGCACTTGGCATCAATGCAGCTTTGCATGGTGACGAGCGATATAAATGGTTTATCGACTAA
- a CDS encoding DEAD/DEAH box helicase family protein, translating into MNVTEIEIKKKSNGKIQHLTEVLKEIPTNTILCKTLTGLGATYGEIKAKRHSIIIEPNKPVIVGKYKDSKHKDDNLFPVHEGIYSDDVVNYIENTFEYNSTHTGKKGRKYIKILTTPESFPKVKSAFEEVDFDIRFNCFLLYDECHKLVKDADYRNSISLPMDFFFQCQYKAMVSATPIEINDPRFEEQGFQIIKIKPTFDYKRDINLWVTNNLLQSTKEVLAKIEDKTCFLFCNSTDTIYALMEQLNLLDKSAVFCSDKSVDKLRGLNFKSAYSTWDEKNMKHYNWLTSRFYNAVDIEINECPNVLLLTDCYMAEYTMFDPNTDIIQCAGRFRNGISSLHLISNINNHYPIWNRDELNGYIKCFKETYDNINLLYEQNRKCKMKQEAYKAILDTLPFTQFLTTDGYINYFAIDNYIDNEFIKGYYQNSVNLYRAFSDNEVFSLSSYHNNHYKLGDYERLHRENNAISLKVKRKILVKQLEILGDCSTELDLSFKEELRQVDKLIVEAYDKLGKAKIEELRYNSKKIKREIILTDYHNKARGNEAQKLLNLDFQIGAWYSAENIKSKLKQICKDLDMKPLKAVTSHTILDFFEAKPQQRGKKRGYLIIRKKFI; encoded by the coding sequence ATGAACGTTACAGAAATTGAAATTAAGAAAAAATCCAATGGTAAAATTCAACACCTTACAGAGGTCTTAAAGGAGATTCCGACAAACACGATATTGTGTAAGACCTTAACAGGACTCGGAGCTACTTATGGTGAGATAAAAGCTAAGCGTCATTCTATAATCATAGAGCCTAACAAACCTGTAATCGTAGGTAAATACAAAGACTCAAAGCATAAAGATGACAATTTATTTCCTGTGCATGAGGGAATCTATTCAGATGATGTAGTTAATTACATAGAAAACACATTTGAATATAACAGCACCCATACAGGGAAAAAAGGGCGCAAATATATTAAGATTCTCACGACTCCAGAAAGTTTTCCAAAGGTCAAGTCTGCATTCGAGGAAGTTGATTTTGATATTAGATTTAATTGCTTCCTATTATATGACGAATGTCACAAATTAGTTAAAGATGCAGACTATCGGAATAGCATAAGTTTACCTATGGACTTTTTCTTCCAATGCCAATATAAGGCTATGGTTTCTGCAACACCAATCGAGATTAATGACCCTCGGTTTGAAGAGCAAGGTTTTCAGATTATTAAGATTAAGCCAACCTTTGATTATAAACGAGACATCAACCTGTGGGTAACAAACAATTTACTACAGTCTACAAAAGAGGTTTTAGCTAAGATAGAAGACAAAACATGTTTCCTCTTTTGCAACTCTACAGATACTATTTATGCGTTGATGGAACAGCTCAATCTTCTAGATAAATCTGCTGTTTTTTGCTCAGATAAAAGTGTAGATAAACTGAGGGGACTAAACTTTAAATCCGCTTATAGTACTTGGGACGAGAAGAATATGAAGCATTATAATTGGCTAACTTCTCGTTTTTACAATGCGGTAGATATAGAAATAAATGAGTGTCCTAACGTTCTGCTTCTTACAGATTGCTATATGGCTGAATATACGATGTTCGACCCTAACACTGACATTATCCAATGTGCAGGTAGATTTCGGAATGGCATATCAAGCCTACACCTAATTAGTAATATAAACAACCATTATCCTATATGGAATCGAGATGAATTGAATGGCTACATTAAATGTTTTAAAGAGACATATGATAATATAAACTTGCTCTATGAACAAAATAGAAAGTGCAAAATGAAGCAAGAAGCATATAAAGCCATATTAGATACTTTACCTTTCACTCAATTTCTAACTACAGATGGTTATATTAACTACTTTGCAATTGACAACTATATTGATAATGAATTTATCAAGGGGTACTATCAAAATTCAGTTAATCTCTATCGGGCTTTTAGCGACAATGAAGTTTTCTCTTTATCCTCCTATCATAACAACCATTATAAATTAGGAGATTACGAAAGATTACATAGAGAGAACAATGCTATTTCACTAAAAGTAAAGAGAAAGATACTAGTTAAGCAATTAGAAATACTTGGGGATTGCTCAACTGAATTAGATTTAAGTTTCAAAGAAGAATTACGACAGGTAGACAAGCTTATAGTGGAAGCTTACGACAAGCTCGGTAAAGCAAAAATAGAAGAGCTTAGATATAACAGCAAAAAGATAAAAAGGGAAATAATCCTTACGGACTATCATAACAAAGCTAGAGGTAACGAAGCCCAAAAATTATTAAACTTAGATTTTCAGATTGGTGCTTGGTACTCAGCAGAGAATATCAAGTCAAAATTAAAACAAATATGTAAGGATTTAGATATGAAACCATTAAAAGCTGTTACATCACATACTATTTTAGATTTCTTTGAAGCAAAGCCTCAGCAACGAGGCAAGAAACGAGGATATTTAATTATCCGCAAAAAATTTATTTAA
- a CDS encoding phage integrase SAM-like domain-containing protein: MLTIKAEIKKGELKANGTYNVKIRFTLNRKVKRLSSSLFVSPKDLTKSGDFKKTTKIYKEIENLVQGYKNKCNEMQVDLNSYSLDDIFKHLKFEDMKDKEIDFIDFSRKWIAKATIKGANNYKTVLNSLTSFIGRDSLNISEINLSFITGYADYIKKCREAKIEKLEKAGKRVPSNRMMSLYLGSLRHLFKEAQKEYNNYDNGLILIPSSPFDNFKIPKQEATRKRALDKTTIKKIYALPYRNTSKGIKGTCRYDLAKDCFILSFGLIGMNSVDLYNVTDYKDGKLTYYRTKTKARRNDKAKMVVDVPPMLKPLIEKYRDKSGKRVFNFYQYYANDKGFNKAINRGLKEIGSELAIDDLEFYAARHSWATLAINKVGIDKYTVHAALNHVDESMRVTDIYIERDFQNENKANAKVVKYVLGTK; this comes from the coding sequence ATGCTGACAATCAAAGCAGAAATTAAAAAAGGAGAGCTTAAAGCAAATGGTACTTACAATGTAAAGATACGCTTTACGCTCAATCGTAAGGTGAAGAGACTATCATCTAGTCTTTTCGTTTCTCCAAAGGACTTAACTAAATCTGGAGATTTCAAGAAAACAACCAAGATTTACAAGGAGATTGAGAACTTAGTACAAGGGTACAAGAACAAGTGCAATGAAATGCAGGTTGATTTAAACAGCTATTCTCTTGATGATATTTTCAAGCACCTAAAGTTTGAGGATATGAAAGACAAGGAGATTGACTTTATCGACTTTTCCAGAAAGTGGATTGCTAAGGCTACCATAAAAGGAGCAAACAATTACAAGACCGTTCTCAACTCACTCACTTCATTTATTGGACGTGACAGCCTCAACATTTCAGAAATCAATTTATCCTTTATCACAGGATATGCTGATTATATAAAGAAATGTAGAGAAGCTAAAATAGAGAAGTTGGAGAAAGCAGGGAAGCGTGTTCCATCTAACAGAATGATGTCTTTATATTTAGGCAGTTTACGACACCTATTTAAGGAGGCACAGAAGGAATACAACAACTACGACAATGGTTTGATACTTATTCCATCATCCCCTTTCGACAATTTCAAGATTCCGAAACAGGAGGCAACCCGAAAGAGAGCACTTGATAAAACCACTATCAAGAAGATTTATGCTCTTCCATATAGGAATACAAGCAAAGGCATCAAGGGGACGTGCAGATACGACCTAGCTAAAGATTGCTTTATCTTATCCTTTGGGCTAATTGGCATGAACTCTGTTGACCTTTATAACGTGACAGATTACAAAGATGGTAAGCTGACATACTACAGAACCAAGACCAAAGCACGTAGAAATGACAAGGCGAAGATGGTGGTTGATGTTCCTCCAATGCTGAAACCATTGATAGAGAAGTACAGAGACAAGTCTGGCAAACGAGTCTTCAATTTCTATCAATATTACGCAAACGACAAAGGCTTCAATAAGGCAATAAATCGAGGCTTGAAAGAAATTGGCTCAGAATTAGCTATAGATGATTTGGAGTTTTACGCTGCTAGACATTCATGGGCAACATTAGCCATCAATAAAGTTGGCATAGACAAATATACCGTCCATGCAGCACTCAACCACGTTGATGAGTCAATGAGAGTGACCGACATTTATATCGAGCGAGACTTTCAGAACGAGAATAAAGCTAATGCTAAGGTCGTAAAATACGTTTTGGGGACTAAATAA